In Primulina eburnea isolate SZY01 chromosome 14, ASM2296580v1, whole genome shotgun sequence, the following proteins share a genomic window:
- the LOC140811226 gene encoding uncharacterized protein, with product MFNLITNCISAKEAWDIIQKHYKGSESVRRTKIRMLTSKFESLKMEENETIVEYDRRLRDIENEAFSLSDPMSNERLVSKVLRSLPERFNIKICAIDESKDISTLNLEDLISSLRTFEMNLDLQKSDKGKAIALQISDDSFDDLIH from the coding sequence ATGTTCAACCTTATCACCAACTGCATCTCTGCAAAAGAAGCGTGGGATATTATTCAGAAGCACTACAAAGGGTCTGAGAGTGTACGTAGAACCAAAATCAGGATGTTAACCTCAAAATTTGAAAGCTTGAAAATGGAGGAGAACGAGACTATTGTTGAATATGATCGAAGATTGCGTGACATTGAAAATGAAGCTTTTAGTCTCAGTGATCCTATGTCGAATGAAAGACTGGTTAGCAAGGTCCTGAGATCCCTCCCAGAACGCTTCAACATCAAAATATGTGCTATTGATGAGTCTAAGGACATTTCTACACTTAACCTAGAAGATTTGATCAGCTCACTCAGGACATTCGAGATGAATCTAGACTTACAGAAAAGTGACAAAGGAAAGGCTATTGCACTCCAAATTTCTGACGATTCATTTGATGATCTAATTCATTAA